The Pedobacter roseus genome contains a region encoding:
- a CDS encoding AcvB/VirJ family lysyl-phosphatidylglycerol hydrolase, whose amino-acid sequence MRKIGFLLLLVSTLSGCALFKRARVHENNAIEGKEFNLPVFLYPAKDTQAKKLLIFLSGDGGWIKFEDELSLKFAENGFYTIGINSRDYFWEQKTPEQTERDVVQLIRKYAFKYKTRQIYLCGYSFGADVIPFIYSRLPYRAKRHVKALQMLSPYATSAFKVRFGDLANLSGDNYPYKVDLEIKKINIPIFCFYGEEETDKPLKNINQKNVVIDSIPGSHRYQTAAYNKIVAVLK is encoded by the coding sequence ATGAGAAAAATAGGTTTTTTACTTTTATTGGTAAGCACTTTAAGTGGTTGTGCTTTGTTTAAGCGCGCCAGGGTGCACGAAAACAATGCCATTGAAGGTAAAGAATTTAATCTTCCTGTTTTTTTATATCCAGCTAAAGATACGCAGGCAAAAAAACTGCTTATTTTCCTGTCAGGCGATGGCGGCTGGATAAAATTTGAAGATGAGCTCTCTTTAAAGTTTGCCGAAAACGGCTTTTATACTATCGGGATAAATTCGCGGGATTATTTCTGGGAACAGAAAACACCAGAACAGACCGAGCGTGATGTTGTTCAACTGATCCGCAAATACGCTTTTAAGTATAAAACCCGCCAGATTTATTTATGTGGTTATTCTTTTGGCGCCGACGTAATACCATTTATTTACAGCAGACTCCCTTACCGTGCCAAAAGGCATGTTAAAGCTTTACAAATGCTTTCGCCTTATGCTACCAGTGCTTTTAAAGTGCGTTTTGGTGACCTTGCCAATCTCTCGGGCGATAATTATCCCTATAAGGTAGATCTCGAAATAAAAAAAATAAACATTCCCATATTCTGTTTTTATGGAGAAGAGGAAACCGATAAACCTCTAAAAAATATCAATCAAAAAAATGTGGTCATCGATAGTATTCCCGGTAGCCACCGTTACCAAACGGCTGCTTACAATAAAATAGTAGCCGTATTGAAATAA
- a CDS encoding AcvB/VirJ family lysyl-phosphatidylglycerol hydrolase: MIYRISIAYTLLFCALFTRAQDTSKLPLTAKAKPTAKSIIFYLSGDGGMNSFSQDLVQSLHDKNYAVVALDSRKYFWDQKTPDKLAQDLNAVIESYLKNWDKDEFSILGYSFGADAALFLIPRLAKDIQPKLKSTILLSPSNSTDFVIHISDMMGFGSKNAKYKVLPEINKISGKLLFIFGEDEDSDVYKAIPDKKNITKSLIPGSHKFNNDTKKVVAAIQNGL, from the coding sequence ATGATTTATAGAATTTCCATTGCTTACACCTTATTGTTTTGTGCACTTTTTACCCGGGCGCAGGATACATCAAAACTCCCCTTAACAGCAAAAGCAAAACCAACGGCAAAAAGCATTATTTTTTACCTTAGCGGCGATGGTGGCATGAACAGTTTTTCGCAAGACCTTGTACAATCGCTCCATGATAAAAACTATGCAGTGGTTGCTTTAGACAGCAGAAAGTATTTCTGGGATCAAAAAACACCCGATAAATTGGCGCAAGACCTGAATGCCGTAATAGAATCTTACTTAAAAAACTGGGATAAAGATGAATTTTCGATTCTGGGTTATTCTTTCGGTGCTGATGCTGCCTTGTTTTTAATACCACGTTTAGCAAAGGACATACAGCCTAAATTGAAATCCACCATTTTGCTTTCTCCGTCAAATTCAACTGATTTTGTGATCCACATATCCGATATGATGGGTTTCGGCAGTAAAAATGCCAAATACAAGGTTTTGCCCGAAATCAATAAAATCAGCGGAAAACTCTTGTTTATTTTTGGTGAAGATGAAGACAGTGATGTCTACAAAGCCATTCCGGATAAGAAAAACATCACCAAAAGCCTGATACCCGGATCGCACAAATTTAATAACGATACCAAAAAAGTAGTTGCTGCCATCCAAAACGGCCTATAG
- a CDS encoding phosphatidylglycerol lysyltransferase domain-containing protein, with protein sequence MHKAKSFLSNLVYNKFFWQFFLAVFMLGMAVFFIRNQHVEVIQITRQLDTAVPLYVVLGILLTGVYILAQGQMYVHSFKALNVHISLGNAIKLFLKRNLISVFLPAGGFSSLIFFTREIEEKGISKSKIHLSSTLFAFCGILSVVVVAIPVLGIALLSTRLGRVEIISFIFLLLLTAFLFVTIYSISKKGWAYQYISKIRPSLVTVFDDMIEEHINRKQFWLTLLVSIIIEFIGILHLYICMLALGFQASLPAAIVGYIVMVILLIASPFLRGLGTIEVSLTFILGQFGFPLIAAATITLMFRFFEFWLPLIGGIISFILKKDSIILRVLPAFIILILGVVNIISSITPSIPTRLRLVRDILPEDLIVTSNALVLIFGLILVMVSIFLLQGSKRAWYVALSLTLFSILGHLLKAADYEEAILALIAGSTLFYTRDNYKLKPHPKFVRVSYWVFLYAIAAVFAYGVLGFYFMEKRHFGVEFKFVDSVKAVLKVIFFIDDKALNPLTKFGTHFEQSIYAASGLVILFIIFSLLKPYFFKPYNSPEDFVEADTLLSEKGNSALDYFKTYPDKFIYFNESRTAFISFKITRHFALVLEDPVADNAEEKIAMIKKFEERCKETGFIAAYYRVPHESLCLYKSIGKKFIPIGEEAVLDLTSFTIDGGKMKTTRSAINRLSSEGFIFKVYKGLQKEGLLQKLQTVSDNWLRDLNQKEVAFTQGVFDKTILKNQTILTIEDAEEKVYAFLNLVPDYAPGEATYDLIRKETDAPNGVLDMLLAKTFLYLKEEGFKSVNMGLAPLSGINGEDFTQKTIKYAYDNLKAFAQFKGLRKYKEKFYPSWNKKYLIYSHHYHLLQVPNALKRISEGS encoded by the coding sequence ATGCATAAAGCAAAGTCTTTTCTTTCCAACCTGGTCTACAATAAATTTTTCTGGCAATTTTTCCTTGCTGTTTTCATGCTCGGTATGGCTGTATTCTTTATCCGGAACCAGCATGTAGAAGTGATACAGATTACCAGGCAACTGGATACTGCCGTGCCGCTATATGTGGTATTGGGTATTTTGCTTACCGGTGTTTACATTTTAGCACAAGGGCAGATGTATGTACACAGTTTTAAAGCCCTTAATGTTCATATTTCGCTAGGCAATGCCATAAAACTTTTTTTAAAGCGTAACCTCATCAGTGTTTTTTTGCCTGCCGGAGGTTTTTCGTCGCTTATATTTTTTACAAGGGAAATTGAAGAGAAAGGGATTTCAAAATCCAAAATCCACTTATCATCCACCTTATTTGCATTTTGCGGTATTCTTTCCGTTGTAGTGGTGGCCATTCCGGTATTGGGTATCGCGCTATTATCTACCCGATTAGGACGGGTAGAAATCATCAGTTTTATATTCCTGTTGCTTTTAACCGCATTTCTTTTTGTCACCATTTATTCCATTTCGAAAAAAGGCTGGGCTTATCAGTACATTTCGAAGATCAGGCCTTCATTGGTTACCGTTTTCGATGATATGATCGAAGAACACATCAACAGGAAACAGTTTTGGTTAACGCTGCTGGTTTCTATCATCATTGAGTTTATCGGCATCCTGCATTTATACATCTGTATGCTGGCGCTAGGTTTTCAGGCCAGTTTACCAGCTGCGATTGTAGGTTACATTGTTATGGTGATTTTGCTTATTGCCTCACCGTTTTTAAGAGGATTAGGGACCATTGAGGTCTCGCTTACTTTTATACTCGGGCAGTTTGGTTTTCCGCTTATTGCTGCGGCAACCATCACGCTAATGTTCCGCTTTTTCGAATTCTGGTTACCTTTAATTGGCGGCATCATCAGTTTTATACTCAAAAAGGATAGCATTATCTTACGTGTACTGCCTGCCTTTATCATTTTGATTTTGGGCGTGGTGAATATCATTTCTTCGATAACCCCGTCCATCCCAACCAGGCTTAGACTGGTAAGGGACATCTTGCCTGAAGACTTGATTGTAACCAGTAATGCGCTGGTGCTAATTTTTGGGCTCATACTGGTGATGGTGAGTATATTTTTGCTACAGGGATCGAAACGCGCCTGGTATGTGGCTTTGTCTCTTACCTTGTTTTCCATCCTTGGCCACTTATTAAAGGCTGCCGATTATGAAGAGGCCATATTGGCTTTAATTGCAGGATCGACGCTGTTTTATACCCGCGATAATTATAAACTTAAACCGCATCCAAAATTTGTAAGGGTGAGTTACTGGGTATTTTTATACGCCATTGCAGCAGTGTTTGCCTACGGTGTGCTTGGTTTCTATTTTATGGAAAAAAGGCATTTTGGGGTAGAATTCAAATTTGTTGATTCGGTAAAAGCCGTTTTAAAGGTAATTTTCTTTATTGATGATAAAGCGCTTAACCCGCTTACCAAATTTGGCACCCATTTCGAGCAGTCGATTTATGCGGCCAGTGGTTTAGTAATTCTTTTTATCATTTTTAGTTTGCTAAAACCATACTTTTTTAAACCTTATAACAGTCCTGAAGATTTTGTTGAGGCAGATACTTTGTTAAGTGAGAAAGGAAATTCGGCACTCGATTATTTTAAAACCTATCCTGATAAGTTTATCTATTTTAACGAGAGCCGTACCGCATTTATCAGTTTTAAGATTACCCGGCATTTTGCCCTTGTACTGGAAGATCCTGTTGCAGACAATGCAGAGGAAAAAATTGCCATGATCAAAAAATTTGAGGAAAGGTGTAAGGAGACCGGATTTATAGCGGCTTACTATAGGGTACCCCACGAATCGTTATGTTTATATAAATCAATCGGTAAAAAGTTTATTCCGATAGGTGAGGAGGCTGTTTTAGATCTTACTTCCTTTACTATCGATGGCGGTAAAATGAAAACCACCCGGAGCGCCATCAATAGATTGAGTAGTGAAGGATTTATTTTTAAGGTGTACAAAGGACTACAGAAAGAAGGATTGCTCCAAAAACTTCAAACTGTTTCGGATAACTGGCTGAGGGATTTAAACCAGAAGGAAGTGGCTTTTACGCAAGGTGTTTTTGATAAAACGATATTGAAAAACCAAACCATTTTGACCATTGAAGATGCAGAAGAAAAAGTTTATGCTTTCTTAAACCTTGTACCTGATTATGCACCGGGAGAGGCCACTTACGACCTCATCAGAAAAGAGACCGACGCACCAAACGGCGTGTTGGATATGCTGCTGGCCAAAACATTTTTATACCTTAAAGAAGAAGGTTTTAAAAGTGTAAACATGGGCCTGGCGCCGTTATCGGGAATAAATGGCGAAGATTTTACGCAAAAAACGATTAAATATGCTTACGATAACCTGAAGGCTTTTGCACAGTTTAAAGGCTTGAGGAAATATAAAGAAAAATTCTACCCATCATGGAATAAAAAATACCTGATATACAGCCATCATTACCATCTGTTACAGGTGCCAAATGCCTTAAAACGGATTTCGGAAGGCAGTTAA
- a CDS encoding BamA/TamA family outer membrane protein yields the protein MKKMLLLATGLLIMFQCQAQIKLIKKLLSNEKDTTRKSSFMPIPVLGYTQETGFEFGTGALFSFYADRKDTTNRSSNFSGTASYSTKKTYNFSILGDAWSKGNIYHAIAEIRFRKMPFNFYGIGNRTKKADEDKLQQQQFKVKLDLERTFIKNFYSGVSLGYENYIFDDRSPDKIFTQRPEIQGKRGGKVIFIGLSQSYDTRNSNNYPTKGFFGRLTYQYAPDFFGGTNFTGSQLGANVRNFWNLGEKFVLGAQGIYQGLQSEHYPFYILPQLGNDEMMRGYYSGRYRDRNLLAIQSELRYRFNNRFGAVLFAGTGTVWGRTSFALNNFKPDVGAGLRYFFDPAKGLSVRMDYGIGTKVKSEERQSGFYISLGEAF from the coding sequence ATGAAAAAGATGCTGCTGTTGGCAACGGGTCTACTTATCATGTTCCAGTGTCAGGCCCAGATCAAACTGATTAAGAAGTTGTTATCAAACGAGAAAGATACCACACGGAAATCAAGTTTTATGCCCATTCCGGTGCTCGGTTACACGCAGGAAACCGGTTTTGAATTTGGAACAGGTGCCTTATTTTCTTTTTATGCCGACCGTAAAGATACCACCAACCGAAGCTCCAATTTTTCGGGTACAGCCTCCTACTCTACAAAAAAAACCTACAATTTCAGCATTTTGGGCGATGCCTGGAGCAAAGGCAATATTTACCATGCCATCGCCGAAATCCGATTCAGGAAAATGCCCTTTAATTTTTATGGGATTGGCAACCGAACTAAAAAAGCGGATGAAGATAAATTACAGCAACAACAGTTTAAGGTAAAACTCGACCTGGAACGAACCTTTATCAAGAATTTTTATTCAGGCGTTTCTTTAGGATATGAAAATTATATTTTTGATGATCGGTCACCTGATAAAATTTTTACCCAACGGCCCGAAATTCAAGGTAAAAGAGGCGGAAAAGTAATCTTTATAGGCCTTTCGCAAAGTTATGATACCCGAAACTCGAACAACTACCCTACCAAAGGCTTTTTTGGCAGGCTTACCTATCAGTATGCACCCGACTTTTTTGGCGGTACAAATTTTACAGGGAGCCAGCTCGGGGCTAACGTACGCAACTTCTGGAACCTGGGCGAAAAATTTGTATTGGGTGCACAGGGTATTTATCAAGGCTTACAAAGCGAGCATTATCCTTTTTATATCCTTCCGCAATTGGGAAATGACGAAATGATGCGTGGTTATTATTCGGGCAGGTACCGTGACCGTAATTTGCTGGCCATACAGAGCGAACTACGCTATAGATTTAACAACCGTTTTGGTGCAGTGCTGTTTGCAGGCACGGGCACCGTTTGGGGCCGTACCAGTTTCGCATTGAATAACTTTAAGCCTGATGTAGGTGCGGGTTTAAGGTACTTTTTCGATCCGGCAAAAGGATTAAGCGTGCGCATGGATTACGGCATCGGTACAAAGGTAAAAAGCGAAGAAAGACAGAGCGGTTTTTATATCAGCCTTGGAGAAGCTTTTTAA
- a CDS encoding DUF5710 domain-containing protein: protein MPYILNVPFADKDEAKALGAYWLIEIKKWVIPDHIADINRFAKWIPSGRLDCIVRKPYLLAKATRICWKCGQKTPVMAPAAVNYYHLEQVDEDDPDGGEVAWVKGENPTLFSYLQSADLPAMEYLKKVHPQFKYSFSKAIQFSYWANTCKHCGILQGDFELHDEPGGPFFPIVYDPDDIGITSFELEFDYAIEGEYGGQQFEEMDFSEFL from the coding sequence ATGCCTTATATCCTAAACGTTCCCTTTGCTGATAAAGACGAGGCCAAAGCGCTCGGGGCTTACTGGCTTATTGAAATCAAAAAGTGGGTTATTCCCGATCACATTGCAGATATCAATCGTTTTGCAAAATGGATCCCTTCAGGGCGTTTAGATTGCATTGTCAGGAAACCTTATTTATTGGCTAAAGCCACCAGGATCTGCTGGAAATGCGGACAAAAAACACCGGTAATGGCTCCGGCTGCCGTAAATTACTATCATTTAGAACAAGTAGACGAAGATGATCCTGATGGTGGTGAGGTTGCCTGGGTTAAGGGCGAAAATCCAACCTTGTTTAGTTATCTCCAAAGTGCAGATCTTCCTGCTATGGAATATTTAAAGAAAGTTCACCCACAGTTTAAATATAGTTTTTCAAAAGCCATTCAATTTTCGTATTGGGCAAATACCTGCAAACATTGCGGCATATTACAGGGTGATTTTGAACTGCATGATGAACCTGGAGGACCGTTTTTTCCAATCGTTTACGATCCCGATGATATCGGGATTACCTCTTTTGAACTGGAATTTGATTATGCCATTGAAGGCGAATATGGTGGCCAGCAGTTTGAAGAAATGGATTTTTCTGAGTTTTTGTAA
- a CDS encoding SDR family oxidoreductase encodes MKKTILITGASSGIGKTSAKHFAAHGWNVIATMRNPEKEQDLIHNESIFITKLDVQKQETIQSAIQQGIEKFGGIDVLVNNAGYGEFGIFEATPEEQVRTQFDINVFGVMDTIRAILPHFREKKSGTIINISSGAGKFTLPLISLYAASKFALEGFSESLSFELADLNIGVKIVEPGGTTTNFSAVSGEKFSGKPVIEDYNHFIGAAGQLFASLSGLQLATAEEVAAAIYEAATDEKDTLRYVVGNDDFKKRMANRQTLSDQDYVNTIKESYKKYL; translated from the coding sequence ATGAAAAAGACCATATTAATTACCGGAGCATCATCAGGTATCGGAAAAACAAGCGCTAAACATTTCGCCGCTCATGGCTGGAATGTCATTGCCACCATGCGCAATCCTGAAAAAGAGCAGGATTTAATCCATAATGAAAGTATCTTCATTACTAAACTTGATGTACAAAAACAAGAAACCATTCAATCGGCCATACAGCAGGGAATAGAAAAATTTGGCGGTATAGATGTACTGGTAAACAATGCAGGTTATGGCGAATTCGGGATTTTTGAGGCAACGCCCGAAGAACAGGTAAGAACACAATTCGACATTAATGTTTTTGGCGTGATGGACACCATCCGGGCTATTCTTCCCCATTTTAGGGAGAAAAAATCGGGTACCATTATCAACATCAGCTCTGGAGCAGGTAAATTTACACTGCCATTAATTTCGCTGTATGCTGCTTCAAAATTTGCGTTAGAAGGTTTTTCAGAATCTTTATCATTCGAACTTGCCGACCTTAACATCGGGGTAAAAATTGTAGAGCCTGGTGGTACTACTACTAACTTTAGTGCAGTAAGCGGCGAAAAATTCTCAGGCAAACCGGTAATCGAAGATTACAATCATTTTATTGGGGCAGCCGGACAGCTTTTCGCCAGTTTATCTGGCCTGCAATTGGCTACCGCCGAAGAAGTTGCAGCTGCAATTTACGAAGCTGCCACAGATGAGAAAGATACCTTAAGGTATGTGGTAGGAAACGATGATTTTAAAAAACGCATGGCAAACAGGCAAACATTGTCTGATCAGGATTATGTAAATACGATTAAAGAGAGTTATAAAAAGTATCTTTAA
- a CDS encoding AraC family transcriptional regulator, producing MNESMASSCHYQPTISAEQFIPEHIFIYIVAGSISFYDGNKEYHLKNGDYCFAKRNSLARYFKKGPEGGEFKTVSTFLNQDFLKAFQKEYGYHEEVSSINSAIIPLEPNLLFANYVQSVSPYIQSTDTESIELMFLKKKELVLLLLKTNPELRNVIFDFSEPGKIDLESFMNRNFKFNVSIERFAYLTGRSISGFKRDFEKTFKEAPRRWLIQKRLQEAHFLIQKKKQKPTEVYLQVGFEDLSHFSFAFKKAFGMAPSVLLHSQ from the coding sequence ATGAACGAATCAATGGCCAGCTCCTGCCACTACCAGCCTACCATTTCGGCCGAGCAGTTTATTCCGGAGCATATCTTTATTTATATCGTTGCAGGTTCCATTTCATTTTATGATGGGAATAAAGAATATCATCTAAAAAATGGTGATTATTGTTTTGCGAAAAGAAACAGTTTAGCCAGGTATTTTAAAAAAGGCCCGGAAGGTGGTGAATTTAAAACGGTTTCTACCTTTTTAAACCAGGATTTTTTAAAAGCTTTTCAAAAAGAATACGGTTATCATGAAGAAGTTTCTTCCATAAACAGTGCAATTATCCCACTCGAGCCCAATCTGCTATTTGCAAATTATGTACAGTCGGTAAGTCCTTATATCCAAAGCACCGATACCGAAAGCATCGAACTGATGTTCCTGAAGAAAAAAGAGCTGGTACTGCTCTTGCTTAAAACCAACCCGGAACTTCGGAATGTGATCTTCGATTTCAGCGAACCCGGAAAAATCGACCTGGAATCTTTTATGAACAGGAACTTCAAATTTAATGTAAGCATAGAGCGTTTTGCCTACCTTACGGGGAGAAGTATTTCGGGTTTTAAACGCGATTTTGAAAAAACTTTTAAAGAAGCGCCTAGGCGCTGGCTGATCCAAAAACGTTTACAGGAAGCGCATTTCCTGATCCAGAAGAAAAAACAGAAACCCACAGAGGTTTACCTCCAGGTAGGTTTCGAAGACCTTTCGCACTTTTCTTTTGCCTTTAAAAAAGCATTTGGGATGGCACCGTCGGTACTTTTGCATTCACAATAA